A segment of the Aureliella helgolandensis genome:
GCAAATCGTGGGAGTTGCAAAGACCTGTTCGCCCAGTTTGTTCTCTGCTACCTCGAGAAACTCTTCCGGCGAAGCCTGGAAGATAAAGAACTCGCCACCCTCGTTGGTGACAAAGATCTTGTCACCGACCAGAACGGGGGAGGAGGAAAAAGTGCCGCCGAGTCGCTTCTTCCACATCTCTTCGCCCGTATCAGCCTTCCAACACATGGCGATGCCCGCGTCGAGGACGCCGTAGAGGTAGCCATCGCGGATGACGAGCGACGGGACGTACAAGCGTGTTTCATTGGACCAAACCACTTCGGTAGATCCGTCGGCGCGGATTGCCGACATGTGGTTCTTGGGATAACCACCGCTGGTGTAAATGAGTTGTCCATCCGTTAGGGTCGAGGTGACGCATTCGGTCGTAGCTCCCTCCGTTTCCCAATTGGTCGCACCGGTGAGTGGATTGTAGCTACAGACTTGGTCGCAGCCGACGAGGATGACTTGGTCTTGGCCGCCAGCGTGCACCAGGATGGGCGATGGGTAATTCGGCTTTTGGGGGCGTTCGCGGCGCCACACCATTTCACCAGACTTCGAATCGAGAGCGGCAATGGCTCCTCCCGTCTTATTGTCTGAGGTGACAATCACCAGGTTTTGATACAAGCAGGGCGAAGCACCATAGCCTTGGTGCACAACATAGTCGGAGATGCGTTCCTGCCAGAGCAGTTCACCGGTGAGGCTCAGAGCGGAGGTGTAGAGGCCACCGTTATTGGGGAAATTGATGTAGACGCGTTGGCCATCACAGGCAGGGGTGCTCGATGCTGCGGTGGCTTTGTTATTCTTCTGCATGCCACCCGACGCATGCACTACGGTGCTCCACTGCGGTTCACCAGTTTGGCGATCGAAACAGAGGAGACTTTGTTGCCCATCAATTTGTTCGTTGGCAGTGGCCACGAAGACTTGTCCGCCAACCACCGTGGGAGAACCATGCCCCCGTCCCGGGATGGGGGCCTTCCAGATTAAATTCTTAGAGGTGCTAA
Coding sequences within it:
- a CDS encoding outer membrane protein assembly factor BamB family protein, with product MRTCIFPLILIMLSSLAAKNATHAAELPTTNDQLEIASTDWPWWRGPLRNGTASAKQTPPTEFSTSKNLIWKAPIPGRGHGSPTVVGGQVFVATANEQIDGQQSLLCFDRQTGEPQWSTVVHASGGMQKNNKATAASSTPACDGQRVYINFPNNGGLYTSALSLTGELLWQERISDYVVHQGYGASPCLYQNLVIVTSDNKTGGAIAALDSKSGEMVWRRERPQKPNYPSPILVHAGGQDQVILVGCDQVCSYNPLTGATNWETEGATTECVTSTLTDGQLIYTSGGYPKNHMSAIRADGSTEVVWSNETRLYVPSLVIRDGYLYGVLDAGIAMCWKADTGEEMWKKRLGGTFSSSPVLVGDKIFVTNEGGEFFIFQASPEEFLEVAENKLGEQVFATPTICDSRIYHRVAHLSDSGERQEMLYCFGQ